One Phragmites australis chromosome 23, lpPhrAust1.1, whole genome shotgun sequence DNA window includes the following coding sequences:
- the LOC133906312 gene encoding uncharacterized protein LOC133906312 → MKGGTIPAVAIMPSPLFLWRFKAILFLLWGLCCCKIGWDSVMRMSADLRDLFLYEAFLYYNPLLLVALMIWLWGVNLWVFAQSSVNYAKVFDLSQTHLSHREIWRCAIWLTLIVPTSMTAYLYLYSHGEVSLAASQPVLLYAILLVILLSPFDMFYLSSRFYFLRTVWRITLPLQAITFPDFFLADIFTSMSKVFSDLERSVCRMVNRQVATIAWFEADSICGSHSIAIPLALVFPYLCRFFQCVRQYKDTKEKTCLLNALKYSTAVPVIFLSALKYHVFPEQWVNFYRPLWLISSLINSLYSFYWDIKRDWDLSILTRIFMFKNPSMWTNLLYGQNWVFYWVLGSNLVLRCTWTYKLSAHLRHNYLTVFTIAALEIVRRWQWVFFRVENEWNKMTSKQSLEMSSDMPSEGDRLLDSSSHTV, encoded by the exons ATGAAGGGCGGGACCATCCCAGCCGTCGCTATCATGCCGTCGCCGCTCTTCCTCTGGCGGTTTAAG GCTATATTGTTTCTCCTATGGGGTTTATGCTGTTGCAAG ATAGGTTGGGATTCAGTTATGAGAATGAGTGCTGATCTGCGAGACTTATTTCTTTATGAGGCTTTCTTGTACTATAATCCTCTTCTTCTTGTG GCCTTGATGATTTGGTTGTGGGGAGTAAATTTATGGGTCTTTGCGCAATCATCAGTCAATTATGCTAAAGTGTTTGATCTTTCACAAACACACTTATCTCACCGAGAGATATGGAGG TGTGCTATTTGGCTGACTTTAATTGTTCCCACAAGCATGACAGCGTACCTATATCTATACTCACATGGAGAAGTGTCTCTTGCAGCATCTCAACCA GTTCTGTTGTATGCTATCCTTCTGGTGATCCTCCTTTCTCCTTTTGATATGTTTTACTTATCATCACGCTTTTACTTTCTGAGGACAGTGTGGCGTATAACACTGCCATTACAA GCAATTACATTCCCTGACTTCTTTTTGGCTGATATTTTTACATCCATGTCAAAG GTGTTCTCAGATCTGGAGCGTTCAGTTTGTCGCATGGTGAATCGGCAG GTTGCGACAATTGCTTGGTTTGAAGCAGATTCTATTTGTGGTAGTCACTCGATAGCTATCCCTCTTGCTCTCGTGTTCCCCTACTTGTGCCGTTTCTTCCAATGTGTACGACAGTACAAGGATACAAAGGAGAAGACATGTCTCTTGAATG CCCTCAAGTACTCAACAGCAGTTCCAGTGATTTTCCTTTCGGCTCTCAAGTATCATGTATTTCCTGAACAATGGGTTAACTTTTACCGCCCCCTGTGGCTTATCTCTAGTCTTATAAATTCATTGTATTCCTTCTACTGGGATATAAAGCGAGATTGGGATTTGAG CATCCTAACCAGGATTTTCATGTTCAAAAACCCAAGCATGTGGACTAATCTTCTTTATGGGCAGAACTGG GTTTTCTACTGGGTGCTAGGCAGCAACTTAGTTCTGCGATGTACATGGACATACAAGCTTTCAGCGCATCTTCGGCACAACTACCTGACAGTGTTTACCATAGCAGCCTTGGAAATAGTTAGACGGTGGCAGTGGGTGTTTTTCCGAGTCGAGAATGAGTGGAACAAGATGACATCCAAGCAAAGTTTGGAGATGTCATCTGACATGCCTTCAGAAGGAGACAGGCTGCTGGATTCTAGTAGTCATACAGTATGA